The Pseudomonas sp. IAC-BECa141 genome contains the following window.
CGTCGCGGATATCACTCTTTGTAGCCGACCGAGATGACGGTCAGATGTTCCGCAGTAATTTTCTGGTGTTAAAAATACCTGCACGTTCGATGCTGATGTGCACCAAGTCTCAGGAAAGTACGATCACTTCAACATCGGCGACGTTAGCTGCGAGAAGGGGCAGTGCGGGGGGATTTATGAATTTACGCTGACACCGTCGGACGGATTCGGCCATTTGATGTGTTGATATTTATTGCCGGCTTGGCGTTGGCAATGAGGCCCCGGCTTTCAGGTTCCTGTGGTCGAAAAAAAAGGGCTGTCGAACAGCCCTTTTGCATTTTGTCAGGCCACCGTTTCGGCCGGTGACACGATATTGGTCTTCATTCCGCGCGATCGACCCGAACTCAGGTACGCCGCAATCGACTCCTGGGTGACCTCGCCGAGGAATACCCGCTCGGCATCCATCACCGGCAACCAGGCACGATTGAACTCGTACATCCGCGACAAGAGGATGCGCAAATGCTCGTCGTACGCCGCCGTGGCGTTGAACTCGCGCAGGAACTGGGCACAGGTGCCGGTCTGGCGATGCAGGTCGCGACGGCGCACATAACCCAGTGCCTTGTTCTCGGCGTCGGTGACGACGACATAGCGGCGGTCATGCTCGTCCATCAACTCCAGCGCATCGGCCACCGGGGTTTCCGGGCTCACCGATGGCGCGTTGTCTGCCGCGTCTTCGGCTTTCACCAGTAGCAGGCGTTTGAGGGTGCTGTCCTGGCCGACGAAGTTGCTGACAAAGTCGTCTGCCGGATGCGCCAGCAGCGTGTCCGGATGATCGATCTGCAACAGCTTGCCGGCGCGGAAGATCGCGATCTTGTCGCCCAGTTTGATCGCTTCGTCGATGTCGTGGCTGACCATGATCACGGTCTTGTTCAACGCGCGCTGCATCTCGAAGAACTCGTTCTGGATCATTTCGCGGTTGATCGGGTCCACCGCACCGAACGGTTCGTCCATCAGCAACAGCGGTGCATCCGCGGCCAGCGCGCGGATCACGCCGATCCGTTGCTGCTGGCCGCCGGACAGTTCGCGCGGGTAACGATGCAGATACTGCTTGGGCTCAAGCTTGATCATGCTCATCAGTTCGCGGGCGCGGTCGTGGCATTTCTGTTTATCCCAACCGAGCAGTTTCGGCACGACGACGATGTTCTCTTCGATGGTCATGTTCGGGAACAGACCGATCTGCTGGATCACGTAGCCGATGTTGCGGCGCAGGGTCACTTCGTCGAGGTCGGTGGTGTCTTCGCCGTTGATCAGGATCTTGCCGGAGGTCGGCCTGATCAGGCGGTTGATCATTTTCAGCGTGGTGCTTTTGCCGCAACCCGATGGCCCGAGGAACACACAGATTTCGCCTTCATTGACGGTCAGGCTTACCGAGTCCACGGCTTTCACATCTTTGCCGTTGCTTTGGAAGGTCTTGCTGAGGTTTTGAAGTTCGATCATTTGAGGAGTCCTTTTGGAGTCAGCGAACGTTGCAGCCACTGCAAAATGAGGTCGGCGAAAATCGCCAGAAGACTGACCAGCAGCGCGCCGACGATGAGCATCGACATGTCGCTGCGGCTGATGGAGGCGAGGATCAGCACGCCAAGGCCGCCGGCGCCGATGGTCGCGGCGATGGTCATCACGCCGATGTTCATCACCACGGCGGTGCGTACGCCCGCGAGGATCACCGGTACCGCAATCGGCAACTCGACCATGCGCAGGCGCTGGCCGAAGGTCATGCCGATGCCGCGAGCAGCTTCGCGGATGCCCGGCTCGACGCCGGTCAGGGCGAGGTAGGTGTTGCGCATGATCGGCAGCAGTGAATAAAGGAACACCGCCGTGATTGCCGGCATCGGGCCGAGGCCCTGGCCGAATTTCGAATAGAACGGCAGCAGCAGACCGAACAGGGCAATCGACGGCACGGTGAGCAATACCGTGGCGCTGGCCTGCAAGGGACCTGCGAGAGTCGGAAATCGAGTCATCAAAATCCCCAGCGGCACGCCGATGAGGATTGCCAGACTGACGGCGATGCCGACCAGGGTGATGTGCTGCCAGGTCAGGTGCATCACCTGCTGCCAGTCGAGGTGGGAAAAGGCGTTCAAAAATTCCATGACTTTTCCTCCTTTAATTCAGTGGATGCTGGCGCAGGAAATCGGCAGCGACTTTCGACGGGCTTTCGTGATCGACATCGACCCGCGCGTTGAGCTGGCGCATGGTTTCGTCGTCGAACAGTTCAGCCAGCGGCTTGAGTTGCTCCGCCAGTTGCGGATGGGCGTCGAGGTAGGCCTGACGCACCACAGGAGCGGCGGTGTAGTCCGGGAAGTAATGCTTGTCGTCTTCCAGCAGCTTCAGGCCGAAAGCATTGAGGCGACCGTCGGTGGTGTAGACCAGACCGGCAAACACCTGCCCGTTGCGCAGCGCGGTGTAGACCAGGCCTGCGTCCATCTGTCGGATGTTCTTGCGGGTCAGGTTCATGTCGTAAAGCTTGACCATGCCGTCCAGACCGTCGGAGCGGTTGGCGAACTCGGTGTCCAGCGCGACCAGGTGGTTGGTCTTGGCTTCAGCCTTCAGCACGTCGTTCAACTGGCTGATATTGCTGATCTGCGGATATTCCTCGGCCACCTTTTTCGGCAGGGCGAGGGCGTAGGTGTTACTGAATTTCGACGGCGTGAGCCAGACCAGGCCTTTTTTCGCGTCGAGTTCTTTTACCCGGGCGTAGGACTGTTCGCTGTCGAGTTTCTCGGTGACATGGTTGTAGGCCACCAGCGACACACCGGTGTATTCCCAGAGCATGTCCAGCTGTCCGCTTTCGTGGGCGCTGCGGGCCAGGTTGCTGCCCAGGCCGCCGGTGATCCGCGCGTCGTAACCTTTGCTGCGCAGGTATTGCGCGGTGATTTCCGCGAGCAGCGTCTGCTCGGTGAATACCCGGGCGCCAAGACGGATAACGGGCTTTTCAGCGGCTTGCGCCAATCCCGCGAACAGCAGGGCGCAGCCTAAGATCAAGCTAAGTCGTTTCATGTTCATTCCTTCGCAAGAGCCTTAAGACGGGCGCAAACCGCGTTCCAGCCAGAGACGGCTGGCGAGGGTGACCACGCCATCGAGCAGCAGGGCCAGCAGCGCGGTGCACGCGGCGCCGAGCAGCAGTTGCGGCTGATTGTTCAGGGCGATGCCGGGGAAGATCAGGCTGCCAAGGCTGTTGGCGCCGATCAGGAAGGCCAGCGGTGCGGTACCGACGTTGATCGCCAGCGCGACCCGCACACCGCCGACGATGATCGGCACGGCGTTGGGCAATTCGACTTTCCACAACACCTGACGCGGCGTCATGCCGATGCCGACGGCGGCTTCTTTCAGCGAACCCTGAACGTTTTTCAGGCCTTCATAGGTGTTGCGCACAATCGGCAACAGCGAGGCGAGGAACAGAGCGAAGATCGCCGGACCGCTGCCGATGCCGAGAATCCCCAGGGCAATCGCCAGCACGGCCAGCGGAGGCACGGTATTGCCGATATTGAAGATCTGCATGAAGCGTTCAGCGCGGCCGACCATGCTCGGGCGGCTCAGGAAGATACCGGCGGGGATGCCCACGACCAGGGCGGCCAGCATTGAAGCGAGGACGAGAATCAGATGAGCTTGCAGGTAAAACAACAAATCGTCGCGGTAGTGTTCGATCGTGTTGATGCCGATCCAGTGGACCAGCAGGGCCAGGAGCGCGATCACCACCGCACCTCCCATCAGCCCTTTGCCATAGCGGATAGCCACAGGCGGACTCCTTTTTTTAGTCGGCGAACGCAGCTCCGCGTGGCATGCCATTCCTGGCTGCCGGAGTCAGCGTTCGCGAGAAGCGGCTTTTTTTCAGCCCGGCAAAAACGGTCTGAAAGCGAGCCATGAGCGCAGCCTCGTCAGGCTAACTTGCTGATTTTTCAGCCCCTGACGAATTGTCGTAACAGGGGATGGACGTCTCCGTGCTTTAAAAGGTTCCCATCCGAGGCAGCATTTGGCCACCCTTAATGTGCTCAACGGTTCGGTTATTGAATCGAGTTGGGCTATAATCGCCGCCCTTTTTTGAATCACCGCCAGGCGATTTCCCATGACCAACCAGGCCGCCGAAGTCGCGAAACGCCGCACTTTCGCCATTATTTCCCACCCCGATGCCGGTAAAACCACCATCACCGAAAAGCTCCTGTTGATGGGCAAGGCGATTGCCGTGGCCGGTACGGTGAAATCCCGTAAATCCGATCGCCATGCGACATCCGACTGGATGGAGATGGAGAAGCAGCGGGGTATTTCCATTACCACGTCGGTCATGCAGTTCCCGTATCGCGAACACATGATCAACCTGCTCGACACCCCGGGCCACGAAGACTTCTCCGAAGACACCTACCGCACCCTGACCGCGGTGGACTCGGCCCTGATGGTCCTCGACGGCGGTAAAGGTGTAGAGCCGCGGACCATCGCGCTGATGGATGTCTGCCGTCTGCGTGACACGCCAATCGTCAGCTTCATCAACAAACTCGACCGTGACATCCGCGACCCGATCGAACTGCTCGACGAGATCGAGGCCGTCCTGAAGATCAAGGCGGCGCCGATCACTTGGCCGATCGGTTGCTACCGCGATTTCAAGGGTGTGTACCACCTGGCGGGCGATTACATCATTGTCTACACCCCTGGCCACGGCCACGAACGCACCGAAACCCGGATTATCGAGAAGCTCGACTCCGACGAAGCCCGCGCTCACCTGGGCGACGAGTACGACCGCTTCCTCGAGCAGCTGGAACTGGTGCAGGGCGCCTGCCATGAGTTCAACCAGCAGGAGTTCATCGACGGTCAACTGACCCCGGTGTTCTTCGGTACCGCACTGGGCAACTTCGGGGTCGACCACGTACTCGACGCCGTGGTCGACTGGGCCCCGCGCCCGCTGCCGCGTGTGGCCAACGAGCGCACCGTGGAGCCGGTGGAAGAGAAGTTCTCGGGCTTCATCTTCAAGATCCAGGCG
Protein-coding sequences here:
- a CDS encoding betaine/proline/choline family ABC transporter ATP-binding protein (Members of the family are the ATP-binding subunit of ABC transporters for substrates such as betaine, L-proline or other amino acids, choline, carnitine, etc. The substrate specificity is best determined from the substrate-binding subunit, rather than this subunit, as it interacts with the permease subunit and not with substrate directly.), which codes for MIELQNLSKTFQSNGKDVKAVDSVSLTVNEGEICVFLGPSGCGKSTTLKMINRLIRPTSGKILINGEDTTDLDEVTLRRNIGYVIQQIGLFPNMTIEENIVVVPKLLGWDKQKCHDRARELMSMIKLEPKQYLHRYPRELSGGQQQRIGVIRALAADAPLLLMDEPFGAVDPINREMIQNEFFEMQRALNKTVIMVSHDIDEAIKLGDKIAIFRAGKLLQIDHPDTLLAHPADDFVSNFVGQDSTLKRLLLVKAEDAADNAPSVSPETPVADALELMDEHDRRYVVVTDAENKALGYVRRRDLHRQTGTCAQFLREFNATAAYDEHLRILLSRMYEFNRAWLPVMDAERVFLGEVTQESIAAYLSSGRSRGMKTNIVSPAETVA
- a CDS encoding ABC transporter permease yields the protein MEFLNAFSHLDWQQVMHLTWQHITLVGIAVSLAILIGVPLGILMTRFPTLAGPLQASATVLLTVPSIALFGLLLPFYSKFGQGLGPMPAITAVFLYSLLPIMRNTYLALTGVEPGIREAARGIGMTFGQRLRMVELPIAVPVILAGVRTAVVMNIGVMTIAATIGAGGLGVLILASISRSDMSMLIVGALLVSLLAIFADLILQWLQRSLTPKGLLK
- a CDS encoding glycine betaine ABC transporter substrate-binding protein, giving the protein MKRLSLILGCALLFAGLAQAAEKPVIRLGARVFTEQTLLAEITAQYLRSKGYDARITGGLGSNLARSAHESGQLDMLWEYTGVSLVAYNHVTEKLDSEQSYARVKELDAKKGLVWLTPSKFSNTYALALPKKVAEEYPQISNISQLNDVLKAEAKTNHLVALDTEFANRSDGLDGMVKLYDMNLTRKNIRQMDAGLVYTALRNGQVFAGLVYTTDGRLNAFGLKLLEDDKHYFPDYTAAPVVRQAYLDAHPQLAEQLKPLAELFDDETMRQLNARVDVDHESPSKVAADFLRQHPLN
- a CDS encoding ABC transporter permease, whose translation is MGGAVVIALLALLVHWIGINTIEHYRDDLLFYLQAHLILVLASMLAALVVGIPAGIFLSRPSMVGRAERFMQIFNIGNTVPPLAVLAIALGILGIGSGPAIFALFLASLLPIVRNTYEGLKNVQGSLKEAAVGIGMTPRQVLWKVELPNAVPIIVGGVRVALAINVGTAPLAFLIGANSLGSLIFPGIALNNQPQLLLGAACTALLALLLDGVVTLASRLWLERGLRPS
- a CDS encoding peptide chain release factor 3, which produces MTNQAAEVAKRRTFAIISHPDAGKTTITEKLLLMGKAIAVAGTVKSRKSDRHATSDWMEMEKQRGISITTSVMQFPYREHMINLLDTPGHEDFSEDTYRTLTAVDSALMVLDGGKGVEPRTIALMDVCRLRDTPIVSFINKLDRDIRDPIELLDEIEAVLKIKAAPITWPIGCYRDFKGVYHLAGDYIIVYTPGHGHERTETRIIEKLDSDEARAHLGDEYDRFLEQLELVQGACHEFNQQEFIDGQLTPVFFGTALGNFGVDHVLDAVVDWAPRPLPRVANERTVEPVEEKFSGFIFKIQANMDPKHRDRIAFMRICSGKYEKGMKMRHVRTGKDVRIGDALTFFSSEREQLEEAYAGDIIGLHNHGTIQIGDTFTEGETLGFTGIPHFAPELFRRVRLRDPLKSKQLRQGLQQLAEEGATQVFFPERTNDIILGAVGVLQFDVVASRLKEEYKVECSYEPITVYSARWIECSDKKKLEEFSNKAVENLALDGGGHLTYLAPTRVNLALMEERWPDVKFRATREHH